A region from the Musa acuminata AAA Group cultivar baxijiao chromosome BXJ1-10, Cavendish_Baxijiao_AAA, whole genome shotgun sequence genome encodes:
- the LOC135595805 gene encoding uncharacterized protein LOC135595805, giving the protein MTFHAKKHRDALPSMSITMLGVLILGYVIPLVLNFEALFANRSQSGFLSLRSGGWLDVHEVIVRILSGLALFLSFHLLQMAWSARSLDENKGNRVKEWTTLKLCLPLYFAGALLTWLISSRHHLQRSEFSRQRHGSRWEDLVPFAGLVLDGFLLPQIVLNVCRNSKDKILTPFFYVGITITRALPHLYDAYRSRSYNRRIDSSYIYASPDGDFYSLVWDVIVPCEGLLFAAAIYLQQRVGGDCLLPQRFRKRVEYEAVSVVAL; this is encoded by the exons ATG ACCTTCCATGCCAAGAAGCACCGTGACGCCCTGCCTTCCATGTCGATCACCATGCTCGGTGTTCTTATCCTTGGCTACGTGATTCCTCTGGTGCTGAACTTTGAAGCCTTGTTCGCGAACCGCAGTCAGTCTGGCTTTCTAAGTCTGCGGAGCGGTGGGTGGCTCGACGTTCATGAGGTCATCGTGAGGATCTTATCCGGCTTAGCTCTGTTCCTCTCCTTCCACCTGCTTCAAATGGCGTGGTCCGCGAGGTCATTGGACGAGAACAAGGGGAACCGCGTCAAGGAGTGGACGACGCTCAAGCTGTGCTTGCCGCTCTACTTCGCCGGGGCGCTGCTCACTTGGCTCATCAGCTCAAGGCACCACCTGCAAAGGTCGGAATTCAGCAGGCAGCGACACGGTTCTCGCTGGGAGGATTTGGTCCCTTTTGCTGGCTTAGTGCTCGATGGATTTCTGCTCCCTCAGATCGTTCTTAACGTCTGTCGGAACTCCAAAGATAAGATCCTGACGCCTTTCTTCTACGTCGGAATCACGATCACCCGAGCTTTGCCTCATCTGTACGACGCTTATCGCTCTCGCAGTTATAACCGTCGCATCGATTCATCGTACATCTACGCAAGTCCAGACGGAGATTTTTACTCGCTGGTGTGGGATGTCATCGTTCCTTGTGAAGGTTTGCTTTTTGCAGCGGCGATATACCTTCAGCAGCGAGTTGGTGGTGATTGTCTTCTTCCCCAAAGATTCAGAAAGCGTGTGGAGTACGAGGCAGTTTCAGTGGTTGCTCTTTAG